Proteins encoded in a region of the Micropterus dolomieu isolate WLL.071019.BEF.003 ecotype Adirondacks linkage group LG07, ASM2129224v1, whole genome shotgun sequence genome:
- the ackr3a gene encoding atypical chemokine receptor 3a: protein MSLSTSELEDLWESWGELNFSETFSNISSVDAMVCATAFNRSALLYSMCVLYTFIFIIGLAANALVLWVNIRAQRDTTPRHETHMYIAHLAVADLCVCATLPVWVSSLSQHGHWPFGEVACKLTHLLFSVNLFSSIFFLACMSVDRYLSVTKHGDNEGGVRRKLIRRGACVGVWLLALVASLPDTYFLRTVKSTHGDTMLCRPMYPEENSREWMVGVQLSFILLGFVLPFPVIAVFYALLAKAFTRSSSSLSSSTVEQERRVSRRVILAYIVVFLGCWGPYHAVLLADALSQLGLVPLSCGLENVIYVALHLTQCLSLLHCCFNPILYNFINRNYRYDLMKAFIFKYSTRTGLARLIEAPNMSETEYSAVAVENPPQI from the coding sequence ATGAGTCTGAGCACCAGTGAACTGGAGGACCTGTGGGAGTCATGGGGGGAGCTCAACTTCTCCGAAACCTTTAGCAACATATCGAGTGTGGATGCAATGGTGTGTGCCACGGCTTTCAACCGCAGCGCTCTGCTCTACTCCATGTGTGTCCTCTACACTTTTATCTTCATCATTGGTCTGGCTGCTAACGCTCTGGTCCTCTGGGTAAACATCCGTGCACAAAGAGACACCACCCCTCGCCATGAGACACACATGTACATCGCACACCTGGCAGTcgcagacctgtgtgtgtgtgctacccTGCCTGTGTGGGTGAGCTCACTTTCCCAGCATGGCCACTGGCCCTTCGGTGAGGTGGCGTGTAAACTCACACACCTGCTGTTCTCCGTCAACCTCTTCAGCAGCATCTTCTTCCTGGCTTGCATGAGCGTGGACCGCTACCTAAGCGTGACAAAGCACGGGGACAACGAGGGTGGCGTGCGCAGGAAGCTAATCCGCCGTGGAGCGTGTGTAGGGGTGTGGCTTCTGGCTCTGGTTGCCTCCCTACCAGACACCTACTTCCTGCGTACAGTGAAGTCAACACATGGGGACACCATGTTGTGCAGGCCTATGTACCCAGAGGAAAACTCCAGGGAATGGATGGTGGGCGTGCAGCTGAGCTTCATCCTGTTGGGCTTTGTTCTCCCCTTCCCTGTCATTGCAGTGTTTTACGCCCTGCTAGCCAAAGCTTTCACCCGCTCATCTTCTTCTTTGTCGTCTTCCACAGTGGAGCAGGAACGTCGCGTGAGCCGCAGGGTAATCCTGGCTTACATCGTGGTGTTTCTGGGCTGCTGGGGGCCCTACCACGCCGTCCTCCTGGCTGATGCCCTGTCTCAGCTGGGCCTAGTGCCTCTGAGCTGTGGCCTGGAGAATGTGATCTACGTGGCCTTACACCTCACCCAGTGCCTGTCCCTGCTCCACTGCTGTTTCAACCCCATCCTCTACAACTTCATCAACAGAAACTACCGCTATGACCTCATGAAGGCCTTCATCTTTAAATACTCCACGAGAACGGGCTTGGCACGCCTCATCGAGGCTCCCAACATGTCTGAGACTGAGTACTCTGCTGTAGCTGTAGAAAACCCACCACAGATCTGA